The proteins below come from a single Deltaproteobacteria bacterium genomic window:
- a CDS encoding ATP-binding protein, which yields MTSDIPRILDLSEITARKSSFLFGPRGAGKTRLIELQLAEAMVIDLLSGDFYLPLSQNPSELAALVAARPEALVVIDEVQKLPMLLDEVHRLIEKKGRRFLLTGSSARKLKRNNANMLGGRATQAMLLPFTWQETSTAQKFDLERFLLFGSLPRVYLSDSPREELLDYITLYLKEEIQLEAEVRNLPAFSRFLKLSAQCSGELLNYANIASDIGLSAKTIKDYFEILDDTLIGYRLEPWREGKSRKSVATAKHYLFDCGVIHALTGTKHLDRNSNTYGLSFEHFVISEVRAYNAYRRRYWDLNFWRTKHGEEVDLVIDNRIAIEIKSTQRTSSRDSKGLSKIAEENDWQHRILVSQDPIERKYEDGLSLIPWELFFRRLWDGEFD from the coding sequence ATGACTTCAGATATTCCACGAATTCTAGATCTCTCTGAAATTACTGCAAGAAAGAGCTCCTTCTTGTTTGGGCCAAGGGGCGCTGGCAAAACCCGTCTGATCGAACTCCAACTAGCCGAGGCGATGGTTATCGATCTACTCAGTGGCGACTTTTATCTGCCGCTTAGTCAAAATCCATCCGAATTAGCAGCCTTAGTTGCTGCGCGCCCAGAAGCACTCGTAGTGATTGACGAGGTACAGAAACTACCAATGTTACTCGACGAAGTGCATCGCCTCATTGAAAAAAAGGGACGGAGGTTTTTGCTAACGGGCTCAAGCGCTAGAAAACTAAAGCGCAACAATGCCAACATGCTTGGTGGCCGTGCCACGCAAGCAATGCTTCTGCCATTTACCTGGCAGGAGACTTCCACTGCTCAAAAATTTGACCTTGAGAGATTTCTCCTTTTTGGTTCCCTACCTCGTGTTTACCTGTCTGACAGTCCCCGCGAGGAACTCCTGGATTACATCACTCTTTACCTAAAGGAGGAAATTCAACTTGAGGCTGAGGTGCGTAATCTCCCAGCGTTCAGCCGATTTCTTAAGCTTTCTGCACAGTGCAGTGGCGAATTGCTGAATTACGCCAACATCGCGAGCGACATTGGACTATCGGCGAAGACTATCAAAGACTATTTCGAAATATTAGACGACACGTTGATTGGTTATCGACTGGAACCATGGCGCGAGGGCAAGAGTCGCAAGTCAGTAGCTACCGCAAAACACTATCTATTTGATTGCGGAGTCATTCACGCTTTAACCGGCACTAAGCACTTAGATCGCAATTCGAATACCTACGGTCTGTCATTTGAGCATTTTGTCATCAGCGAGGTGCGAGCTTACAACGCCTATCGTCGCCGCTATTGGGATCTAAACTTTTGGCGCACTAAACACGGAGAGGAGGTTGACCTCGTGATTGACAATCGCATCGCTATCGAGATCAAATCCACTCAACGCACCAGCAGCCGCGACAGTAAGGGTCTGAGTAAAATCGCTGAAGAGAACGACTGGCAACACCGAATCCTCGTCAGCCAGGATCCCATTGAACGCAAGTACGAAGACGGGCTTAGTCTTATTCCCTGGGAGTTGTTCTTTCGCCGACTTTGGGACGGAGAGTTTGACTAG